Proteins encoded in a region of the Zea mays cultivar B73 chromosome 4, Zm-B73-REFERENCE-NAM-5.0, whole genome shotgun sequence genome:
- the LOC103655397 gene encoding uncharacterized protein isoform X2 yields MFYYVVVKSYIYYVLLGNIAMAKNVSRASWNTVYEKGLVDVLLEHKDNPKFKSQNGWTVEGWNNITNKFNERYPLAHYSKQQMQDKDKELKSHYKAVRDSRKESGVGWNDSLCMIVAEPELWEKLILAHPKVAKYQKKPFPLYYSLEALHEGSVATGDLNFTSTQQMPPPSFIPVRPLNAPPGGPLAAPPSGPLATAFASATAHSNRSTSEQSHSPLHPNRNPFSMDFQEISNEAQSRHVEGGNGRKRKQSQIGAAIESFVDFKKSATSKTLEGIEEVSMEKCLDKLDRIDGFTYEDRSYAMEVFESAINREVFMKSKNHNARLLWLKRKISVLSGNNT; encoded by the exons ATGTTTTATTATGTAGTAGTAAAGTCTTATATTTACTATGTTTTGTTGGGAAATATAGCCATGGCAAAGAATGTTTCTAGGGCATCTTGGAACACTGTGTATGAGAAAGGTCTGGTTGATGTGCTCCTTGAACATAAGGACAACCCAAAGTTCAAAAGTCAAAATGGTTGGACTGTTGAGGGATGGAACAATATCACAAACAAGTTCAATGAGAGGTATCCTCTTGCCCATTACTCCAAACAACAAATGCAAGACAAAGATAAGGAGCTTAAATCTCATTACAAGGCAGTAAGAGATTCAAGGAAAGAAAGTGGGGTGGGTTGGAATGATTCCCTATGTATGATAGTGGCTGAGCCAGAACTTTGGGAAAAGCTCATCCTT GCTCACCCAAAGGTAGCGAAGTACCAAAAGAAGCCATTTCCATTGTACTACTCTTTGGAAGCCCTCCACGAAG GTAGTGTGGCCACAGGAGATTTGAATTTCACATCCACTCAGCAAATGCCACCTCCTTCTTTCATTCCTGTTCGTCCTCTTAATGCCCCTCCTGGTGGCCCTCTTGCTGCCCCTCCTAGTGGCCCTCTTGCTACAGCTTTCGCTTCTGCTACTGCTCATTCGAACAGGAGTACCTCTGAACAAAGCCACTCTCCCTTGCACCCCAACAGAAACCCATTCTCCATGGATTTCCAAGAAATATCAAATGAAGCTCAATCAAGACATGTAGAAGGTGGAAATGGGAGAAAGCGCAAGCAAAGCCAAATTGGAGCAGCCATTGAAAGTTTTGTGGATTTTAAGAAGAGCGCCACATCCAAAACGCTTGAAGGTATTGAAGAAGTGTCTATGGAAAAGTGTCTAGACAAGTTGGATAGAATTGATGGGTTCACATATGAGGATAGATCATATGCAATGGAGGTCTTTGAATCTGCGATAAACCGAGAGGTGTTTATGAAGTCAAAAAACCACAATGCTAGATTACTTTGGTTGAAGAGGAAAATTAG TGTGTTAAGTGGAAACAACACATGA
- the LOC103655397 gene encoding uncharacterized protein isoform X1, which yields MFYYVVVKSYIYYVLLGNIAMAKNVSRASWNTVYEKGLVDVLLEHKDNPKFKSQNGWTVEGWNNITNKFNERYPLAHYSKQQMQDKDKELKSHYKAVRDSRKESGVGWNDSLCMIVAEPELWEKLILAHPKVAKYQKKPFPLYYSLEALHEGSVATGDLNFTSTQQMPPPSFIPVRPLNAPPGGPLAAPPSGPLATAFASATAHSNRSTSEQSHSPLHPNRNPFSMDFQEISNEAQSRHVEGGNGRKRKQSQIGAAIESFVDFKKSATSKTLEGIEEVSMEKCLDKLDRIDGFTYEDRSYAMEVFESAINREVFMKSKNHNARLLWLKRKISACRALTTIM from the exons ATGTTTTATTATGTAGTAGTAAAGTCTTATATTTACTATGTTTTGTTGGGAAATATAGCCATGGCAAAGAATGTTTCTAGGGCATCTTGGAACACTGTGTATGAGAAAGGTCTGGTTGATGTGCTCCTTGAACATAAGGACAACCCAAAGTTCAAAAGTCAAAATGGTTGGACTGTTGAGGGATGGAACAATATCACAAACAAGTTCAATGAGAGGTATCCTCTTGCCCATTACTCCAAACAACAAATGCAAGACAAAGATAAGGAGCTTAAATCTCATTACAAGGCAGTAAGAGATTCAAGGAAAGAAAGTGGGGTGGGTTGGAATGATTCCCTATGTATGATAGTGGCTGAGCCAGAACTTTGGGAAAAGCTCATCCTT GCTCACCCAAAGGTAGCGAAGTACCAAAAGAAGCCATTTCCATTGTACTACTCTTTGGAAGCCCTCCACGAAG GTAGTGTGGCCACAGGAGATTTGAATTTCACATCCACTCAGCAAATGCCACCTCCTTCTTTCATTCCTGTTCGTCCTCTTAATGCCCCTCCTGGTGGCCCTCTTGCTGCCCCTCCTAGTGGCCCTCTTGCTACAGCTTTCGCTTCTGCTACTGCTCATTCGAACAGGAGTACCTCTGAACAAAGCCACTCTCCCTTGCACCCCAACAGAAACCCATTCTCCATGGATTTCCAAGAAATATCAAATGAAGCTCAATCAAGACATGTAGAAGGTGGAAATGGGAGAAAGCGCAAGCAAAGCCAAATTGGAGCAGCCATTGAAAGTTTTGTGGATTTTAAGAAGAGCGCCACATCCAAAACGCTTGAAGGTATTGAAGAAGTGTCTATGGAAAAGTGTCTAGACAAGTTGGATAGAATTGATGGGTTCACATATGAGGATAGATCATATGCAATGGAGGTCTTTGAATCTGCGATAAACCGAGAGGTGTTTATGAAGTCAAAAAACCACAATGCTAGATTACTTTGGTTGAAGAGGAAAATTAG TGCTTGTAGAGCGCTCACTACTATCATGTGA